The following are encoded together in the Paludisphaera mucosa genome:
- a CDS encoding endonuclease/exonuclease/phosphatase family protein, producing the protein MRILSYNIHKGIGGRDRRYKLDRVMQVVEHENPDLICLQEVDRAVKRTRHDDQPRRFIEAFRPAAHLYQLNVKLKEGGYGNLVLSRWPFQAHHQVSLRQERRKPRGAQMCVVATPEGPLHLVHWHLGLAEKERHWQAEHLLQHALFRESCHLPTLIIGDYNDWRNTLGRRGALGRDGFHQVTAPRSRFRSFPSYLPMTALDKAYTRGPIAVRHARIARSRLARDASDHLPLVIDFHLEPGPGGAQRVSEIS; encoded by the coding sequence ATGCGCATCTTGAGCTACAACATCCACAAGGGGATCGGCGGCCGCGACCGCCGCTACAAGCTCGACCGGGTCATGCAGGTCGTCGAGCACGAGAACCCGGACCTGATCTGCCTGCAGGAGGTCGACCGCGCGGTCAAGCGGACCCGGCACGACGACCAGCCCCGGCGGTTCATCGAGGCCTTCCGCCCGGCCGCCCACCTGTACCAGCTCAACGTCAAGCTGAAGGAGGGGGGCTACGGCAACCTCGTCCTCTCGCGGTGGCCCTTCCAGGCGCACCACCAGGTCTCCCTCCGCCAGGAGAGGCGCAAGCCCCGGGGGGCGCAGATGTGCGTGGTGGCGACGCCCGAGGGGCCGCTGCACCTCGTCCACTGGCACCTCGGCCTGGCCGAGAAGGAGCGGCACTGGCAGGCCGAGCACCTGCTCCAGCACGCCCTCTTCCGCGAGTCGTGCCACCTGCCGACCCTGATCATCGGCGACTACAACGACTGGCGCAACACACTGGGCCGCCGCGGCGCGCTCGGCCGCGACGGCTTCCACCAGGTCACCGCGCCCCGGTCGCGGTTCCGCTCGTTCCCCTCTTACCTGCCGATGACGGCCCTCGACAAGGCCTACACCCGCGGCCCCATCGCCGTCCGCCACGCCCGCATCGCCCGCTCGCGGCTGGCCCGCGACGCCTCCGACCACCTGCCGCTGGTCATCGACTTCCACCTCGAACCGGGCCCGGGCGGGGCTCAGCGGGTGTCGGAGATCAGCTGA
- a CDS encoding RNA polymerase sigma factor → MDDRLLVEAIRTGDPQAPRELIARFQGVVFGLCYRMLDHRHDAEDAMQETFVRALRGIFGFDATRPIRPWLLEIAANRCRTALASRSRRPTPAEPAWFGDQTDARAAPPDPDDLAGELELALGRLRPDYRRVFALFHEQGLSYEEVARAVDRPVGTVKTWLHRARGELAAHLASRGVHC, encoded by the coding sequence ATGGACGACCGCTTGCTGGTCGAGGCGATCCGGACGGGCGACCCCCAGGCCCCTCGCGAGCTGATCGCGCGGTTCCAGGGGGTGGTCTTCGGCCTCTGTTACCGGATGCTCGACCATCGGCACGACGCCGAGGACGCGATGCAGGAGACCTTCGTCCGGGCGCTGAGGGGGATTTTCGGCTTCGACGCGACGCGGCCGATCCGGCCCTGGCTCCTGGAGATCGCCGCCAACCGCTGCCGCACCGCCCTGGCCTCGCGGTCCCGACGGCCCACGCCGGCCGAGCCCGCCTGGTTCGGCGACCAGACCGACGCCCGCGCCGCGCCGCCCGACCCCGACGACCTGGCCGGCGAACTGGAGCTGGCCCTGGGCCGGCTCCGCCCCGATTACCGCCGGGTCTTCGCGCTCTTCCACGAGCAGGGCCTGTCGTACGAGGAGGTCGCCCGGGCCGTCGATCGGCCGGTGGGGACCGTCAAGACCTGGCTGCACCGCGCCCGCGGCGAGCTCGCCGCCCACCTCGCCAGCCGCGGGGTCCATTGCTGA
- a CDS encoding DEAD/DEAH box helicase — MIRPVQEDPASGFRSMALSPSMLKALALARYHTPSPIQAEFIPKALDGLDVLGQAKTGTGKTAAFGIPLIEMLEARGRGPQAIILAPTRELTQQIVVEIKKLAQNRADVAICGLYGGEPIDRQIRALSQGIDIAVGTPGRVLDHIERHTLYLGDIFHVVLDEADRMLDIGFRPDIERILRKVPTPHQTMLLSATISPEIRTLSHRYMHEPVELNLSTDEPSVETIQQFYISVNHDRKMELLVHLLRRDKPRQCIVFTRTKRGADRLAERLRRTVPGVAAIHGDLAQTARDRVMAGFRAGSIPILVATDVVGRGIDVAGISHVVNYDIPDDPENYVHRIGRTGRMGKDGIAYLFVGPDQGEPLTEIETLINKVIPVHHVEGFEVVRQSATAPKARELFNTVTKRSFASR, encoded by the coding sequence TTGATTCGCCCAGTTCAGGAGGATCCCGCCTCGGGCTTCCGCTCGATGGCCTTGAGCCCGAGCATGCTCAAAGCCCTGGCCCTCGCCAGGTATCACACCCCCTCGCCGATCCAGGCCGAGTTCATCCCCAAGGCCCTCGACGGCCTCGACGTCCTGGGACAGGCCAAGACCGGCACCGGCAAGACCGCCGCCTTCGGCATCCCCCTCATCGAGATGCTCGAAGCCCGGGGACGGGGGCCGCAGGCCATCATCTTGGCTCCGACCCGCGAGCTCACCCAGCAGATCGTCGTCGAGATCAAGAAGCTGGCGCAGAACCGCGCCGACGTCGCGATCTGCGGGCTCTACGGCGGCGAGCCCATCGACCGCCAGATCCGCGCGCTCAGCCAGGGGATCGACATCGCCGTCGGCACGCCCGGCCGCGTCCTCGACCACATCGAGCGCCACACGCTGTACCTCGGGGACATCTTCCACGTCGTCCTCGACGAGGCCGACCGCATGCTCGACATCGGGTTCCGGCCCGACATCGAACGCATCCTGCGGAAGGTCCCCACGCCCCACCAGACGATGCTGCTCTCGGCGACCATCAGCCCCGAGATCCGCACGCTCAGCCACCGCTACATGCACGAGCCCGTCGAGCTGAACCTGTCGACGGACGAGCCCTCGGTCGAGACGATCCAGCAGTTCTACATCTCGGTCAACCACGACCGCAAGATGGAGCTGCTCGTGCACCTGCTGCGGCGCGACAAGCCCCGGCAGTGCATCGTCTTCACCCGCACCAAGCGGGGCGCCGACCGGCTGGCCGAGCGGCTGCGGCGGACGGTCCCGGGCGTCGCGGCCATCCACGGCGACCTCGCCCAGACGGCCCGCGACCGCGTCATGGCCGGTTTCCGCGCCGGGTCGATCCCGATCCTGGTGGCGACCGACGTCGTCGGCCGCGGCATCGACGTCGCCGGCATCAGCCACGTCGTCAACTACGACATCCCCGACGACCCCGAAAATTACGTCCACCGCATCGGCCGCACCGGCCGCATGGGCAAGGACGGGATCGCCTACCTGTTCGTCGGCCCCGATCAGGGCGAGCCCCTGACCGAGATCGAGACCCTGATCAACAAGGTCATCCCGGTCCACCACGTCGAGGGCTTCGAGGTCGTCCGGCAGTCCGCCACCGCCCCCAAGGCCCGCGAGCTGTTCAACACCGTCACCAAGCGTTCGTTCGCCTCCCGCTGA
- a CDS encoding VWA domain-containing protein, with amino-acid sequence MDFENPQRLWLLLGLPPLILWAWRAARLRARGWKVLGQWGAPPRDRSVGILIALTFAVLALARPRIGFAPDEPIGPGQDVILAFDVSRSMAAEDATPNRLGLAVETARSLVDVLAREPADRAGVVAFAGRGVLRCPLTQNMGAVVDAMDRLRPGDVKPGGTDLAAALDAAVEAFDPTESEEGRTVVVFTDGEDHEGRWEEALERAIARGVVVHAIALGDAEDGNPVPSGTPDQPLTYRGEPVVSRRNDAALDAIAERSGGAVLKLGLATADLGLLYRERIAPVALARRRASKAADRPERFPLFLAASLGFLIAACRPGDRVRRPRRFPRNAARSVILGLALTQVGADPAPETAAAAVARGRTAYDAGRFAEALAAFEAAAARAPDRAVPAYDVAATLYQMDRHAEAVARYQEARVRADAALRTKIDYALGNAAIGLGDLPNAVRHYDACLASTAPGEALDAVRSDAAINRRFALEQLQEAISRQDEPAPDDPSDRKDTPDGTPRGGEAKPDDGPGDDPEGRSGDADPSGGRETDRPSPRKRGGAGGDDPSPPGGSPDARLDDALEQIRDARRRRLPDEPPPDAPRAEGKDW; translated from the coding sequence ATGGACTTCGAGAACCCGCAACGCCTCTGGCTCCTGCTCGGCCTGCCGCCGCTCATCCTCTGGGCCTGGCGGGCCGCCCGGCTGCGCGCCCGGGGATGGAAGGTCCTCGGCCAGTGGGGGGCCCCGCCGCGGGACCGGTCGGTCGGGATCCTGATCGCCCTGACCTTCGCCGTGCTGGCGCTGGCGCGGCCGAGGATCGGCTTCGCGCCCGACGAGCCGATCGGCCCGGGCCAGGACGTGATCCTGGCGTTCGACGTCAGCCGCAGCATGGCCGCCGAGGACGCCACGCCCAACCGCCTGGGCCTGGCCGTCGAGACCGCGCGGAGCCTGGTCGACGTCCTGGCGCGCGAGCCCGCCGACCGCGCGGGGGTCGTCGCCTTCGCCGGCCGCGGCGTCCTGCGCTGCCCGCTCACCCAGAACATGGGGGCGGTCGTCGATGCGATGGACCGCCTCCGCCCCGGCGACGTCAAGCCCGGCGGGACCGACCTGGCCGCGGCGCTCGACGCGGCGGTCGAGGCCTTCGACCCGACCGAGTCCGAAGAGGGCCGGACCGTCGTCGTCTTCACCGACGGCGAGGACCACGAGGGCCGCTGGGAGGAGGCCCTGGAGCGGGCGATCGCGCGCGGGGTGGTCGTCCACGCGATCGCCCTGGGAGACGCGGAGGACGGCAACCCGGTCCCCTCGGGGACGCCCGATCAGCCCCTGACCTACCGGGGCGAGCCGGTGGTCTCGAGGCGGAACGACGCCGCGCTCGACGCCATCGCCGAGCGGAGCGGGGGGGCCGTGCTCAAGCTCGGGCTGGCGACGGCCGACCTGGGGCTGCTGTACCGCGAGCGGATCGCGCCGGTGGCCCTCGCCCGCCGCCGCGCGTCGAAGGCCGCGGATCGACCCGAGCGGTTCCCGCTCTTCCTGGCCGCGTCGCTCGGCTTCCTGATCGCCGCCTGCCGCCCGGGCGACCGCGTGCGCCGGCCGCGACGATTCCCACGAAACGCCGCGAGGTCCGTCATACTCGGGCTCGCCTTGACCCAGGTCGGAGCCGATCCCGCGCCCGAGACGGCAGCCGCGGCCGTCGCGCGGGGCCGCACCGCCTACGACGCCGGCCGGTTCGCCGAGGCGCTTGCGGCGTTCGAGGCCGCCGCCGCGAGGGCTCCCGACCGGGCCGTCCCCGCCTACGACGTCGCCGCGACGCTCTACCAGATGGATCGTCACGCCGAGGCGGTCGCGCGCTATCAGGAAGCCCGCGTTCGCGCCGACGCCGCGCTCCGGACCAAGATCGACTACGCCCTGGGCAACGCCGCGATCGGCCTCGGCGACCTGCCCAACGCGGTCCGGCACTACGATGCGTGCCTGGCGTCGACCGCCCCGGGCGAGGCCCTCGACGCCGTGCGGAGCGACGCCGCGATCAATCGCCGCTTCGCCCTCGAACAGCTCCAGGAGGCGATCTCCCGCCAGGACGAGCCGGCCCCCGACGACCCATCCGACCGCAAGGACACGCCCGACGGGACGCCCCGAGGCGGCGAGGCCAAACCGGACGACGGCCCCGGCGACGACCCCGAGGGCCGCTCCGGCGACGCCGACCCGTCCGGCGGCCGCGAGACCGACCGCCCCAGCCCCCGCAAGCGCGGCGGGGCCGGCGGCGACGACCCCAGCCCGCCCGGCGGATCCCCCGACGCCCGCCTCGACGACGCCCTCGAACAGATCCGCGACGCTCGCCGCCGACGCCTCCCCGACGAACCCCCGCCCGACGCCCCCCGCGCCGAGGGCAAGGACTGGTGA
- a CDS encoding VWA domain-containing protein, with protein MRLAQPFWLILLAFAALPLVRERLRGRTAWPSLAPFGGGGAGASPWVWVAWLPAALQGLAIAATAVALARPQAIGGVVRIASQGVAIMVAMDQSSSMSTVDFPADLDSRRISRLEAARETFARFVAGRRDDLIGLTAFANYPDLACPPTLDHRFLLEAAAAVRPARPGDDGTNIGDALAWSLEALRRAAPAKKVLILLTDGNDAPAVPNPLNPDRAAALARDLGVTLHTIAVGREGGVVHGLDKAGRPVLAEREGPNVELLERLAATTGGRSFRANDADALDAVFRTIDSLEKSRIRDEVRTRYDERFAPWAAAAVGLLTLDRLLTCGRLRRLP; from the coding sequence ATGCGACTCGCCCAGCCCTTCTGGCTGATCCTGCTGGCCTTCGCGGCCCTGCCGCTGGTGCGCGAGCGGCTGCGGGGGCGGACGGCCTGGCCGAGCCTGGCCCCGTTCGGCGGCGGCGGGGCGGGGGCGTCGCCCTGGGTTTGGGTCGCGTGGCTGCCGGCGGCCTTGCAGGGGCTGGCGATCGCCGCGACGGCCGTGGCGTTGGCGAGGCCGCAGGCGATCGGCGGCGTGGTGCGGATCGCGTCGCAAGGCGTGGCGATCATGGTCGCGATGGATCAATCCTCGAGCATGAGCACGGTCGACTTCCCGGCCGACCTCGACTCGCGGCGGATCAGCCGGCTGGAGGCCGCTCGCGAGACCTTCGCGCGGTTCGTGGCGGGTCGCCGCGACGACCTGATCGGGCTGACGGCGTTCGCGAACTACCCCGACCTCGCCTGCCCGCCGACCCTCGACCACCGCTTCCTGCTGGAGGCCGCCGCGGCCGTGCGGCCGGCCCGGCCGGGGGACGACGGCACGAACATCGGCGACGCGCTGGCCTGGTCGCTCGAAGCCCTCCGCCGCGCGGCGCCGGCGAAGAAGGTGCTCATCCTCCTGACCGACGGCAACGACGCGCCCGCCGTCCCGAACCCTTTGAATCCCGACCGCGCCGCCGCGCTGGCCCGCGACCTCGGCGTGACGCTGCATACGATCGCCGTAGGCCGCGAGGGGGGCGTCGTCCACGGCCTCGACAAGGCGGGCCGCCCGGTACTCGCCGAGCGCGAGGGCCCGAACGTCGAGCTGCTCGAACGGCTCGCGGCGACGACCGGCGGCCGGTCGTTCCGCGCCAACGACGCCGACGCCCTGGACGCCGTCTTCCGCACGATCGATTCGCTGGAAAAGAGCCGGATCCGCGACGAGGTCCGCACCCGGTACGACGAGCGGTTCGCGCCCTGGGCCGCCGCCGCGGTGGGCCTCCTGACCCTCGACCGCCTCCTGACCTGCGGCCGACTGCGACGCCTCCCCTGA
- a CDS encoding 5-(carboxyamino)imidazole ribonucleotide synthase, giving the protein MTADAPDGVLHPPASIAVVGSGQLGRMFIQAAQRMGYEAGVLSATAETPAAQVADWTVLGPPDHLPALRALADRALAVTVEFENVSAPALRWLARRRIVRPGWRTLWVSQNRLREKTFLARHGIPHAPWRPVRTADELATAVRELKTPLILKTSDSGYDGKGQVLVERDGDAENAWSSLGRTSCVAEGWVEFAAEASVVVARGRDGRAVAFPVGLNHHERHILATTTTPAAVGPIVTQEAHDTALAVAQALGAVGVLCVEFFLTSAGRLLVNEIAPRPHNSGHLTIEAAYTSQFEQQVRALCGLPLGSCDLTSPAAMVNLLGDLWAGGEPRWDQALGDPGVKLHLYGKRTAKPGRKMGHITVLDPDPAQALARALAARRALTERG; this is encoded by the coding sequence ATGACGGCCGACGCGCCGGACGGCGTCTTGCATCCCCCGGCGTCGATCGCGGTCGTCGGCAGCGGCCAGCTCGGGCGGATGTTCATCCAGGCGGCCCAGCGGATGGGCTACGAGGCCGGCGTGCTCAGCGCGACGGCCGAGACCCCCGCCGCCCAGGTCGCCGACTGGACGGTCCTCGGCCCGCCCGACCATCTGCCGGCGCTGCGGGCGCTGGCCGACCGCGCGCTGGCCGTGACGGTCGAGTTCGAGAACGTCTCGGCCCCGGCCCTGCGCTGGCTGGCGCGGCGGCGGATCGTCCGGCCGGGCTGGCGAACGCTCTGGGTGAGCCAGAATCGGCTCCGCGAGAAGACGTTCCTCGCCCGCCACGGCATCCCCCACGCCCCCTGGCGGCCGGTCCGCACCGCCGACGAGCTGGCGACGGCCGTCCGCGAATTGAAGACGCCGCTGATCCTCAAGACGTCGGACTCGGGCTACGACGGCAAGGGGCAGGTGCTCGTCGAGCGCGACGGCGACGCCGAAAACGCCTGGAGCAGCCTGGGGCGGACCTCGTGCGTCGCCGAGGGCTGGGTCGAGTTCGCCGCCGAGGCCTCGGTGGTCGTCGCGCGCGGCCGCGACGGCCGGGCCGTGGCGTTCCCGGTCGGCCTGAACCACCACGAGCGGCACATCCTGGCGACCACGACGACCCCCGCGGCCGTCGGCCCGATCGTGACTCAGGAGGCCCACGACACGGCCCTGGCCGTGGCCCAGGCGCTCGGCGCCGTCGGCGTGCTTTGCGTTGAGTTCTTCCTGACGTCCGCCGGCCGGCTGCTCGTCAACGAGATCGCGCCCCGGCCCCACAACTCGGGCCACCTGACGATCGAGGCCGCGTACACGAGCCAGTTCGAGCAGCAGGTGCGGGCCCTCTGCGGCCTGCCCCTGGGCTCGTGCGACCTGACCTCGCCGGCCGCCATGGTGAACCTGCTGGGCGACCTTTGGGCCGGCGGCGAGCCGCGCTGGGACCAGGCCCTGGGCGACCCCGGCGTCAAGCTCCACCTCTACGGCAAGCGCACCGCCAAGCCCGGCCGCAAGATGGGCCACATCACCGTCCTGGATCCCGACCCGGCCCAGGCGCTCGCGCGGGCCCTGGCCGCCAGGAGGGCGCTGACGGAGCGGGGTTGA
- the purE gene encoding 5-(carboxyamino)imidazole ribonucleotide mutase: MVKPQEQSEAPLVGVVMGSKSDWETMRHASELLTQLQIPHETRVVSAHRTPERLFAYGREAEGRGLEIIIAGAGGAAHLPGMLAAISILPVLGVPVESRTLKGVDSLLSIVQMPRGVPVGTLAIGASGAANAALLAAAILGRKHPAVREALAAFRAAQTEAVGESPQ, encoded by the coding sequence ATGGTCAAGCCCCAAGAACAGAGCGAAGCGCCCCTCGTCGGCGTGGTGATGGGCAGCAAGTCCGACTGGGAGACGATGCGGCACGCCTCCGAGCTGCTGACGCAGCTGCAGATCCCGCACGAGACCCGCGTCGTCTCGGCCCACCGGACGCCCGAGCGGCTGTTCGCCTACGGCCGCGAGGCCGAGGGCCGGGGCCTGGAGATCATCATCGCCGGGGCCGGCGGCGCGGCGCACCTGCCGGGGATGCTGGCGGCGATCTCGATCCTGCCGGTGCTCGGCGTGCCCGTCGAGAGCCGGACGCTCAAGGGGGTCGATTCGCTCCTCTCGATCGTCCAGATGCCGCGCGGGGTCCCGGTCGGCACGCTGGCCATCGGCGCCTCCGGCGCGGCCAACGCGGCCTTGCTGGCGGCGGCGATCCTGGGCCGGAAACACCCGGCGGTCCGCGAGGCCCTCGCCGCCTTCCGCGCGGCGCAGACCGAGGCGGTGGGAGAGTCGCCCCAATGA
- a CDS encoding MOSC domain-containing protein: MLESPAGSASVTALFVGPTPSKPMQSVGEVVAVAEHGLEGDRKFRREGRPARKDGPDREVTLIEAEAVEAVNRDGIELDAIESRRNILTRGVALNPLVGREFRVGPVLLRGIRLCDPCDHLEKLTRPGVCKALADRGGLRAQVLEGGVIRVGDPVAAADRRPDA, translated from the coding sequence ATGCTCGAATCGCCAGCCGGGTCCGCCTCGGTCACGGCCCTGTTCGTCGGCCCGACGCCCAGCAAGCCCATGCAATCGGTGGGCGAGGTCGTCGCGGTGGCCGAACACGGGCTGGAAGGCGACCGCAAGTTCCGCCGCGAGGGCCGTCCCGCGCGGAAGGACGGTCCCGACCGCGAGGTCACCCTGATCGAGGCCGAGGCCGTCGAGGCCGTGAACCGCGACGGGATCGAGCTGGACGCGATCGAGTCGCGGCGGAACATCCTGACCCGGGGCGTGGCCCTCAACCCCCTGGTCGGCCGCGAGTTCCGGGTCGGCCCCGTGCTGCTGCGGGGGATCCGCCTGTGCGACCCCTGCGACCACCTGGAGAAACTGACCCGACCGGGCGTCTGCAAGGCCCTCGCCGACCGCGGCGGCCTGCGGGCGCAGGTCCTCGAAGGCGGCGTCATCCGCGTCGGCGACCCCGTCGCGGCGGCCGATCGACGCCCCGACGCGTGA
- a CDS encoding Gfo/Idh/MocA family protein: MTDQGDLRVGVVGCGGFGLYALQQYVQVPGVRPVAMAGTAREASIAAAKRFGIPDVESVDSLLARDDVDLVYIATPPFLHFPQAMQALRAGKHVVCEKPLAMTVEQADAMIAEAKRGDLLLTANLMQRYNPVYDAVATLIADRVLGEPIHGFFENYASDENLGPEHWFWDRAKSGGIFVEHGVHFFDLLAGWLGAGEVVSAQRGIRPGSSPPIEEQVQCAVRYADDVLINFYHGFHQPGRMDRQELRLVFERGDVTLYGWIPTVVKIHAVADEAQTRALAGLFPGARIDCTASYAPKDRACAARHKMLDVYQTLELSWGEGVVKSHRYGELLRRMMADQLAWIRDRSHVRKVADSNGRDSLVLACEADRLAQASA, translated from the coding sequence ATGACGGACCAGGGCGATCTGCGGGTCGGGGTCGTGGGCTGCGGGGGCTTCGGGCTCTACGCGCTGCAGCAGTACGTGCAGGTGCCGGGCGTGCGGCCGGTGGCGATGGCCGGCACGGCGCGCGAGGCCTCGATCGCCGCGGCGAAGCGGTTCGGCATCCCCGACGTCGAGTCCGTCGACTCCCTCCTGGCCCGCGACGACGTGGATCTCGTCTACATCGCCACGCCGCCGTTTTTGCACTTCCCCCAGGCGATGCAGGCGCTGCGAGCGGGCAAGCACGTCGTCTGCGAAAAGCCGCTGGCCATGACCGTCGAGCAGGCCGACGCGATGATCGCCGAGGCCAAACGCGGCGACCTGCTGCTGACGGCGAACCTCATGCAGCGCTACAACCCGGTGTACGACGCCGTCGCCACGCTGATCGCCGACCGGGTGCTCGGCGAGCCGATCCACGGGTTCTTCGAGAATTACGCGTCCGACGAGAACCTCGGCCCCGAGCACTGGTTTTGGGACCGGGCCAAGAGCGGCGGCATCTTCGTGGAGCACGGCGTCCACTTCTTCGATTTGCTCGCCGGCTGGCTCGGCGCGGGCGAGGTCGTCTCCGCCCAGCGCGGGATCCGCCCGGGCTCTTCGCCGCCGATCGAGGAGCAGGTCCAGTGCGCCGTGAGGTACGCGGACGACGTGCTGATCAACTTCTACCATGGCTTCCACCAGCCCGGCCGGATGGATCGCCAGGAGCTGCGGCTGGTGTTCGAACGCGGCGACGTGACGCTCTACGGCTGGATCCCGACCGTCGTCAAGATCCACGCCGTCGCCGACGAGGCCCAGACCCGGGCGCTCGCCGGGCTCTTCCCCGGGGCGCGGATCGACTGCACGGCCAGCTACGCCCCCAAGGATCGCGCCTGCGCCGCCCGCCACAAGATGCTCGACGTCTACCAGACGCTGGAGCTGTCCTGGGGCGAGGGCGTGGTGAAGTCGCACCGCTACGGCGAGTTGCTGCGGAGGATGATGGCCGATCAACTCGCCTGGATCCGGGATCGCTCGCACGTGCGGAAAGTGGCCGACTCCAACGGCCGCGACTCCCTGGTGCTCGCCTGCGAGGCCGACCGCCTGGCGCAGGCGTCGGCCTGA
- a CDS encoding DUF2171 domain-containing protein yields the protein MHDEHPNKSGASLDESTGPTGSPADIREHMEVYASCGTKVGVVDHVEGDSIKLTKRDSADGQHHRIPLSWVAKVHDHIHLNVDHKEVESQWQPA from the coding sequence ATGCACGACGAACATCCCAACAAGTCGGGCGCCTCCCTGGACGAAAGCACGGGCCCGACGGGCTCGCCCGCGGACATCCGCGAGCACATGGAGGTCTACGCCTCCTGCGGCACCAAGGTCGGCGTGGTCGATCACGTCGAGGGCGATTCCATCAAGCTGACCAAGCGCGACAGCGCCGACGGCCAGCACCATCGCATCCCGCTCTCGTGGGTCGCCAAGGTCCACGACCACATCCACCTGAACGTGGATCACAAGGAAGTCGAGAGCCAGTGGCAGCCGGCCTGA
- a CDS encoding glycoside hydrolase family 130 protein, protein MILTRRFEKLLLTPADVKPSREDFEVVGAFNPGVIRFGDEVVMLVRVAERPREVRPGYTALPRWDVDAGLTVDWVADDELRPIDPRVVEGKADGLVRLTFTSHLQVVRLGDGRSVAATTDVRFVPEGPMEEFGVEDPRITELDGRYYFTYVSVSRHGASTSLASTSDFRSFERHGVIFCSENKDVVLFPERIGGEFAAIHRPNPATPFNRPEMWIARSPDLIHWGRHAPLHGGGGSWETGRVGAGTPPVRVADGWLEIYHGNRRPTKPGEVGAYSTGVLLLDADDPSRVLRRTPDSIFEPTADFERKGFVSDVVFPTALVETSDGYLVYYGAADSSSAVVEFRRDDVLGALVEV, encoded by the coding sequence ATGATCCTGACCCGGCGATTCGAGAAGCTCCTGCTCACGCCCGCCGACGTGAAGCCCTCGCGCGAGGATTTCGAGGTCGTCGGCGCGTTCAACCCGGGGGTGATCCGGTTCGGGGACGAGGTCGTGATGCTCGTCCGGGTGGCCGAGCGGCCGCGCGAGGTGCGTCCGGGCTACACCGCCCTGCCCCGCTGGGACGTCGACGCCGGGCTGACCGTCGACTGGGTCGCCGACGACGAGCTGCGGCCGATCGACCCCCGCGTCGTCGAGGGCAAGGCCGACGGCCTGGTCCGGCTGACGTTCACCTCGCACCTGCAAGTCGTCCGCCTGGGCGACGGCCGATCCGTCGCCGCGACGACCGACGTCCGGTTCGTCCCCGAGGGACCGATGGAGGAGTTCGGCGTCGAGGACCCCCGGATCACGGAACTCGACGGCCGCTACTATTTCACGTACGTCTCCGTGTCGCGGCACGGGGCGTCGACGTCGCTGGCCTCGACGTCCGACTTCCGATCGTTCGAGCGGCACGGCGTGATCTTCTGCTCGGAGAACAAGGACGTCGTGCTCTTCCCCGAGCGGATCGGCGGCGAATTCGCGGCGATCCACCGACCCAACCCGGCGACCCCGTTCAACCGCCCCGAGATGTGGATCGCCCGCTCGCCCGACCTGATCCACTGGGGCCGCCACGCCCCCCTCCACGGCGGCGGCGGCTCGTGGGAGACCGGCCGCGTCGGCGCGGGGACGCCTCCCGTTCGGGTCGCCGACGGCTGGCTGGAGATCTACCACGGCAACCGTCGCCCCACGAAACCCGGCGAGGTCGGCGCCTATTCCACCGGGGTCCTCCTGCTCGACGCCGACGACCCCTCGCGCGTGCTCCGCCGCACCCCCGACTCGATCTTCGAGCCGACCGCCGACTTCGAGCGCAAGGGCTTCGTCTCCGACGTCGTCTTCCCCACCGCCCTCGTCGAGACCTCCGACGGCTATCTCGTCTACTACGGCGCCGCCGACTCCTCCTCGGCCGTCGTCGAGTTCCGCCGCGACGACGTGCTGGGGGCGCTGGTGGAGGTGTGA